Proteins co-encoded in one Cupriavidus nantongensis genomic window:
- the proB gene encoding glutamate 5-kinase — protein sequence MQSVIAQAKRIVVKVGSSLVTNDGKGLDHDAIARWAAQIAKLRVAGKEVVLVSSGAIAEGMQRLGWARRPKEIHELQAAAAVGQMGLAQVYESQFGRYGIRTAQVLLTHADLADRERYLNARSTLLTLLSLGVVPIINENDTVVTDEIKFGDNDTLGALVTNLIEGDALVILTDQRGLYTADPRKDPAAQFVDEALAGTPELEAMAGGAGTSIGRGGMLTKILAAKRAAKSGAHTTIASGREANVLERLAAGEAIGTQLLAPTGRLTARKQWMADHLQLRGRVVIDNGAVEKLTGGGKSLLPIGVVEVQGEFARGEVIACVDAQGKEVARGITNYSSAESRLIARKPSSEIESVLGHLNEPELIHRDNLVLV from the coding sequence ATGCAATCGGTCATCGCGCAGGCAAAGCGCATCGTCGTCAAAGTCGGCTCCAGCCTGGTCACCAACGACGGCAAGGGGCTGGACCACGACGCCATCGCCCGCTGGGCGGCCCAGATCGCCAAGCTGCGCGTGGCCGGCAAGGAAGTGGTGCTGGTCAGTTCCGGCGCCATTGCCGAAGGCATGCAGCGCCTCGGCTGGGCGCGCCGCCCGAAGGAAATCCATGAGCTGCAGGCCGCCGCCGCGGTCGGCCAGATGGGGCTGGCGCAGGTCTACGAGAGCCAGTTCGGCCGCTATGGCATCCGCACCGCGCAGGTGCTGCTCACCCACGCCGACCTGGCCGACCGCGAGCGCTACCTGAACGCCCGCTCGACGCTGCTGACGCTGCTGTCGCTGGGCGTGGTGCCGATCATCAACGAGAACGACACCGTGGTCACCGACGAAATCAAGTTCGGCGACAACGACACGCTGGGCGCGCTGGTCACCAACCTGATCGAAGGCGACGCGCTGGTGATCCTGACCGACCAGCGCGGCCTGTACACGGCCGATCCGCGCAAGGACCCGGCCGCGCAGTTCGTCGACGAGGCCCTGGCCGGCACGCCCGAGCTGGAGGCGATGGCCGGCGGCGCCGGCACCTCGATCGGGCGCGGCGGCATGCTGACCAAGATCCTGGCGGCCAAGCGCGCAGCCAAGTCTGGTGCGCATACCACCATCGCCTCGGGCCGCGAGGCCAATGTGCTGGAACGCCTGGCCGCCGGCGAGGCCATTGGCACCCAGCTGCTGGCGCCGACCGGCCGGCTGACGGCACGCAAGCAATGGATGGCCGACCACCTGCAGCTGCGCGGCCGCGTGGTGATCGACAACGGCGCGGTCGAGAAGCTGACCGGCGGCGGCAAGTCGCTGCTGCCGATCGGCGTGGTCGAGGTGCAGGGCGAATTCGCCCGCGGCGAGGTGATCGCCTGCGTCGATGCGCAGGGCAAGGAGGTGGCGCGCGGCATCACCAACTATTCCAGCGCCGAGTCGCGGCTGATCGCGCGCAAGCCGTCGTCCGAGATCGAATCCGTGCTCGGCCACCTGAACGAGCCCGAGCTGATCCATCGCGACAACCTGGTGCTGGTCTGA
- the obgE gene encoding GTPase ObgE, producing MKFIDEARIEAIAGNGGNGSASFRREKFVPFGGPDGGDGGRGGSVFAVADRNINTLIDFRYAKKHVAKNGENGRGSDCYGAAGEDITLRMPVGTLITDMDTGEVIADLTEHGQRVCLAEGGMGGWGNLHFKSSTNRAPRQQVDGKPGERRMLKLELKVLADVGLLGMPNAGKSTFISHISNARPKVADYPFTTLHPNLGVVRVDHEQSFVVADIPGLIEGAAEGAGLGHQFLRHLQRTGLLLHIVDLAPFDEAVDPVAEAKAIVNELKKYDETLYEKPRWLVLNKLDMVPEDERAAKVKDFLKRYKWKGPVFQISALTGEGCRELIYAIKDHLQAIKAEEAAALAEPDIRLDDRLHNVDQDQREA from the coding sequence ATGAAGTTCATCGACGAAGCCCGAATCGAAGCCATCGCCGGCAACGGCGGCAATGGCAGCGCCTCGTTCCGGCGCGAGAAGTTTGTGCCCTTCGGCGGCCCGGATGGTGGCGACGGCGGCCGGGGCGGCAGCGTGTTCGCCGTGGCGGACCGCAATATCAATACGCTGATCGACTTCCGCTACGCCAAGAAGCATGTGGCCAAGAACGGCGAGAACGGCCGCGGCTCCGATTGCTACGGCGCGGCCGGCGAAGACATCACGCTGCGCATGCCGGTGGGCACGCTGATCACCGACATGGACACCGGCGAGGTCATCGCCGACCTGACCGAGCACGGCCAGCGCGTGTGCCTGGCCGAAGGCGGCATGGGCGGCTGGGGCAACCTGCATTTCAAGTCCAGTACCAACCGCGCGCCGCGCCAGCAGGTCGACGGCAAGCCGGGCGAGCGCCGCATGCTCAAGCTCGAGCTGAAGGTGCTGGCCGACGTCGGCCTGCTGGGCATGCCCAATGCCGGCAAGTCGACCTTTATCTCGCATATCTCCAACGCGCGCCCCAAGGTGGCGGACTATCCGTTCACCACGCTGCATCCCAACCTGGGCGTGGTGCGCGTGGACCACGAGCAATCGTTCGTGGTCGCCGACATTCCCGGCCTGATCGAGGGCGCGGCCGAAGGCGCGGGCCTGGGCCACCAGTTCCTGCGCCACCTGCAGCGCACCGGCCTGCTGCTGCATATCGTCGACCTGGCGCCGTTCGACGAGGCGGTCGACCCGGTCGCCGAGGCCAAGGCCATCGTCAACGAGCTGAAGAAGTACGACGAGACCCTGTACGAAAAGCCGCGCTGGCTGGTGCTGAACAAGCTCGACATGGTGCCCGAGGACGAGCGCGCGGCGAAGGTGAAGGACTTCCTCAAGCGCTACAAGTGGAAGGGCCCGGTGTTCCAGATCTCGGCGCTCACCGGCGAAGGCTGCCGCGAGCTGATCTACGCGATCAAGGACCACCTGCAGGCGATCAAGGCCGAAGAGGCCGCGGCGCTGGCAGAGCCGGACATCCGCCTGGACGACCGCCTGCATAACGTCGACCAGGACCAGCGCGAGGCATAA
- the rpmA gene encoding 50S ribosomal protein L27: MAQKKGGGSTRNGRDSESKRLGVKVFGGQAINAGGIIVRQRGTRVHAGDNVGVGKDHTLFALIDGHVQFAVKGPAKKQQVSVVPAA, from the coding sequence ATGGCACAGAAAAAAGGCGGCGGTTCCACGCGGAACGGCCGTGATTCCGAATCGAAGCGTCTGGGCGTGAAGGTGTTTGGTGGCCAGGCCATCAACGCCGGCGGCATCATCGTGCGCCAGCGCGGTACCCGCGTGCATGCCGGCGACAACGTCGGCGTGGGCAAGGACCACACGCTGTTCGCCCTGATCGACGGCCACGTGCAGTTCGCCGTCAAGGGTCCTGCCAAGAAGCAGCAAGTCAGCGTCGTTCCGGCGGCCTGA
- the rplU gene encoding 50S ribosomal protein L21, with the protein MYAVVKTGGKQYKVAAGEKLKVEQIPADIGAEITLDQVLAVGAGDQIKFGTPLVSGASVKATVISQGRHDKVKIFKMRRRKHYQKRQGHRQNYTELRIEAIVA; encoded by the coding sequence ATGTACGCGGTCGTAAAAACCGGCGGCAAGCAATACAAGGTTGCTGCTGGCGAAAAACTGAAAGTAGAACAGATACCGGCAGACATTGGCGCAGAAATCACGCTCGACCAGGTGCTCGCAGTGGGCGCCGGCGACCAAATCAAGTTTGGTACGCCGCTGGTGAGCGGGGCTTCCGTCAAGGCTACCGTTATCTCCCAGGGTCGTCACGACAAGGTGAAGATCTTCAAGATGCGCCGTCGCAAGCACTACCAGAAGCGTCAGGGCCATCGTCAGAATTACACCGAACTGCGCATCGAAGCGATCGTTGCCTGA
- the ispB gene encoding octaprenyl diphosphate synthase, whose protein sequence is MRAVDAVIRQRLSSEVPLIEQIGEYIIGAGGKRLRPVILLLTARALGYDGNRHHELAAVVEFIHTATLLHDDVVDESELRRGRDTANAVFGNAASVLVGDFLYSRAFQMMVDAGSMRIMEILSNATNVIAEGEVLQLLNMHDPDVTVERYLQVIRYKTAKLFEAAAQLGAVLSGADAQMEEAAAEYGRRIGTAFQLIDDMLDYTASAEQMGKNAGDDLREGKPTLPLLHLLEHGTAEQRQLARDAIVQGGTEHFDAVFAAIHASGALEVTFEAARREAEAAEQAARQFPPSALKETLIQLCAFSLQRQS, encoded by the coding sequence ATGCGCGCGGTCGATGCTGTTATCCGCCAGCGGCTGTCCTCCGAAGTCCCGCTGATCGAACAGATCGGCGAATACATCATCGGTGCCGGCGGCAAGCGCCTGCGCCCGGTGATCCTGCTGCTGACGGCGCGCGCGCTGGGCTACGACGGCAACCGCCACCATGAGCTGGCCGCCGTCGTCGAGTTCATCCACACCGCCACCCTGCTGCACGACGATGTCGTCGACGAGTCCGAGCTGCGGCGCGGGCGCGACACCGCCAACGCCGTGTTCGGCAATGCGGCCAGCGTGCTGGTGGGCGACTTCCTCTATTCGCGCGCGTTCCAGATGATGGTCGATGCCGGCAGCATGCGCATCATGGAAATCCTGTCGAACGCGACCAACGTGATCGCCGAGGGCGAAGTGCTGCAGTTGCTGAACATGCACGACCCCGACGTCACCGTCGAGCGCTACCTGCAGGTGATCCGCTACAAGACCGCCAAGCTGTTCGAGGCCGCCGCGCAACTGGGCGCGGTGCTGTCCGGCGCCGACGCACAGATGGAAGAAGCCGCCGCCGAATACGGCCGCCGCATCGGCACCGCGTTCCAGCTGATCGACGACATGCTGGACTACACCGCCAGCGCCGAGCAGATGGGCAAGAACGCCGGCGACGACCTGCGCGAAGGCAAGCCCACCCTGCCGCTGCTGCACCTGCTGGAACACGGCACCGCCGAGCAGCGCCAGCTGGCCCGCGACGCGATCGTGCAGGGCGGCACCGAGCATTTCGACGCGGTCTTCGCCGCGATCCACGCCAGCGGCGCGCTCGAGGTCACCTTCGAAGCGGCACGGCGCGAAGCCGAAGCCGCCGAGCAGGCGGCGCGGCAGTTCCCGCCGTCCGCGCTGAAGGAAACGCTGATCCAGCTCTGCGCGTTCTCGCTGCAGCGGCAGTCCTGA
- a CDS encoding helix-turn-helix domain-containing protein: protein MDTMTAEDLLHALGELPPRERVRFFTLIGQQAFGDENFSHEEVFGHLAEDDFTAAEAAQYLEISIATFRRLVRDGKLAPRAEVGRSQLFSVAELKAFKRRRKAIKG from the coding sequence ATGGACACGATGACGGCTGAAGATCTGCTGCATGCCCTCGGCGAGTTGCCCCCGCGCGAGCGCGTCAGGTTCTTCACACTGATCGGGCAGCAGGCCTTTGGTGACGAGAATTTCTCGCACGAGGAAGTCTTTGGCCATCTGGCTGAGGACGATTTCACCGCGGCAGAGGCTGCCCAATACCTCGAAATCTCGATTGCCACCTTCCGCCGGCTGGTGCGCGATGGCAAGCTGGCTCCACGGGCGGAAGTCGGGCGCAGCCAGCTTTTCTCCGTGGCGGAGCTGAAAGCATTCAAGCGACGGCGAAAAGCCATCAAGGGCTGA
- a CDS encoding type II toxin-antitoxin system RelE/ParE family toxin, with amino-acid sequence MRRNYKKPFAQFVKKAHKPLQLAIEDEVEELCAAPQLGEAKIGDLGGIRVHKFRFNRQQYLIAYRALPQEFNAKGVALEVLWIDFYKVGSHENFYDELKKYLKAERNGHDDG; translated from the coding sequence ATGAGGCGAAACTACAAGAAGCCCTTCGCTCAGTTCGTCAAGAAGGCACACAAGCCGCTGCAACTGGCGATCGAAGACGAGGTTGAGGAGCTCTGTGCGGCGCCCCAGCTGGGGGAAGCGAAGATCGGGGACTTGGGTGGCATCCGGGTGCACAAATTCCGGTTCAACCGGCAGCAATACCTGATCGCCTACCGGGCACTGCCGCAGGAGTTCAACGCGAAAGGCGTGGCACTTGAAGTGCTATGGATCGATTTCTACAAGGTGGGCTCGCATGAGAACTTCTATGACGAACTCAAGAAATACCTGAAGGCAGAAAGGAATGGACACGATGACGGCTGA
- the pilB gene encoding type IV-A pilus assembly ATPase PilB → MTLGLALAQSRRIAPALLAQLEQAAREKQSQLIDEIVGSGTMSAHDLALFAADKYQLPLLDLAQYNLAKVPPALAGNREFHAHRLLPLGRRDNRLVLALSDPSNQAGLDAIRDKYKLPVEAVVVEHDKLMKHVRAAGEALGTLKNISPVQAERKMIEYDPVAAAANPRNRTTADNIDDAPVVRFLQKLLTEAFHRGASDLHFEPFETFYRIRFRVDGVLQEVARPPLDIRDKIATRIKVLSRLDISEKRVPQDGRMKLLIALPKDKDAKETVEKAVDFRVSTLPTLFGEKIVMRILESSSDKLDIDQLGYEPEQKALLLDVIKRPYGMVLVTGPTGSGKTVSLYTFLNLLNQGDINISTAEDPAEIQLPGINQVNVNDKAGLTFATALRSFLRQDPDIIMVGEIRDLETADISIKAAQTGHLVLSTLHTNDAPTTLTRLMNMGVAPFNIASSVLMITAQRLARRLCTCKREGEIPREALLEAGFREQDLDGSWQPYHPVGCERCNGSGYKGRCGIYQVMPITEAMQEIILAHGTALQIAEQARKDGVLSLREAGLLKVRQGVTSLEEVLATTNT, encoded by the coding sequence ATGACACTCGGACTTGCCCTGGCCCAGAGCCGGCGTATCGCGCCCGCCCTGCTTGCTCAGCTGGAGCAGGCCGCGCGTGAAAAGCAATCGCAGCTGATCGACGAGATCGTCGGCAGCGGCACCATGAGCGCGCACGACCTGGCGCTGTTCGCCGCGGACAAGTACCAGCTGCCGCTGCTGGACCTGGCCCAGTACAACCTCGCCAAGGTGCCGCCGGCGCTGGCAGGCAACCGTGAATTCCATGCCCACCGGCTGCTGCCGCTGGGCCGGCGCGACAATCGCCTGGTGCTGGCGCTGTCCGATCCGTCCAACCAGGCCGGCCTGGACGCGATCCGCGACAAGTACAAGCTGCCGGTCGAAGCGGTGGTGGTCGAGCACGACAAGCTGATGAAGCATGTGCGCGCCGCCGGCGAGGCGCTGGGCACGCTCAAGAACATCTCGCCGGTGCAGGCCGAGCGCAAGATGATCGAATACGATCCGGTCGCCGCCGCCGCCAACCCGCGCAACCGCACCACGGCCGACAATATCGACGATGCCCCGGTGGTGCGCTTCCTGCAAAAGCTGCTGACCGAGGCCTTCCACCGCGGCGCCTCCGACCTGCACTTCGAACCGTTCGAAACCTTCTACCGGATCCGCTTCCGTGTCGATGGCGTGCTGCAGGAGGTCGCGCGCCCGCCGCTGGATATCCGCGACAAGATCGCGACCCGGATCAAGGTGCTGTCGCGCTTGGATATTTCTGAAAAGCGCGTGCCGCAGGACGGCCGCATGAAGCTGCTGATCGCGCTGCCCAAGGACAAGGATGCCAAGGAAACCGTCGAGAAGGCGGTGGACTTCCGCGTGTCGACGCTGCCGACACTGTTCGGCGAGAAGATCGTGATGCGGATCCTGGAATCGTCGTCCGACAAGCTCGACATCGACCAGCTCGGCTATGAGCCCGAGCAGAAGGCGCTGCTGCTGGACGTGATCAAGCGTCCCTACGGCATGGTGCTGGTGACCGGCCCCACCGGCAGCGGCAAGACGGTATCGCTGTACACCTTCCTGAACCTGCTGAACCAGGGTGACATCAATATCTCGACGGCCGAGGACCCGGCCGAAATCCAGCTGCCGGGCATCAACCAGGTCAACGTCAACGACAAGGCCGGGCTGACCTTCGCCACCGCGCTGCGCTCGTTCCTGCGCCAGGATCCGGACATCATCATGGTCGGCGAAATCCGCGACCTGGAAACCGCCGACATCTCCATCAAGGCCGCGCAGACCGGCCACCTGGTGTTGTCGACGCTGCACACCAACGACGCGCCGACCACGCTGACACGGCTGATGAACATGGGCGTGGCCCCTTTCAACATTGCGTCGAGCGTGCTGATGATCACCGCGCAGCGGCTGGCGCGGCGGCTGTGCACCTGCAAGCGCGAGGGCGAGATCCCGCGCGAGGCCTTGCTGGAAGCGGGCTTTCGCGAGCAGGACCTGGACGGCAGCTGGCAGCCCTACCATCCGGTCGGCTGCGAGCGCTGCAATGGCAGCGGCTACAAGGGCCGCTGCGGCATCTACCAGGTGATGCCGATCACCGAGGCCATGCAGGAGATCATCCTGGCGCACGGCACCGCGCTGCAGATTGCCGAGCAGGCGCGCAAGGACGGCGTGCTATCGTTGCGCGAAGCGGGGCTGCTGAAGGTCAGGCAGGGCGTCACGTCACTCGAAGAAGTGCTGGCGACCACGAATACGTAG
- a CDS encoding type II secretion system F family protein codes for MATRAPAAGARTGAPSRAKSGKGRKAPTQYIFEWEGKDRKGKTFTGELRAENQAEVTATLRKQGLTIVKLKKRKAARGRKITEKDIAYFTRQLSTMLKAGIPLLQSIDIIARGHVNPNFTQLLSDIRFDIEAGSSMAAAFRRHPRYFDTLYCNLIDAGEQGGILDSLLERLSLYMEKTIALKGQIKSAMIYPIAVLTVAFAVTVILMLFVIPAFKGVFSSFGANLPAPTLLVIAISDFFVQYWYLVIGAPVAGISFYLRALKKSEKVQRATDRALLKLPIFGSLFRKAVIARWTRTLATMFAAGTPLVESMESVAGAAGNWVYYDATREIEQSVRIGTSLTNAMQATHVFDNMVLQMTQIGEESGALDNMLLKVAEFYEREVDDAVAAISSLIEPLIIVVLGVLIGGMVVAMYLPIFKLGQVV; via the coding sequence ATGGCGACGCGCGCACCAGCAGCGGGCGCCCGGACGGGGGCACCGTCACGGGCCAAATCGGGGAAGGGACGCAAGGCACCCACCCAGTACATCTTCGAGTGGGAAGGCAAGGACCGCAAGGGCAAGACCTTCACCGGCGAGCTGCGCGCCGAAAACCAGGCCGAGGTCACCGCCACGCTGCGCAAGCAGGGCCTGACCATCGTCAAGCTCAAGAAGCGCAAGGCCGCGCGCGGGCGCAAGATCACCGAGAAGGACATCGCCTACTTCACCCGGCAGCTGTCGACCATGCTCAAGGCCGGCATCCCGCTGCTGCAGTCGATCGACATCATCGCGCGCGGGCACGTGAATCCCAACTTCACCCAGCTGCTGTCCGACATCCGCTTCGACATCGAGGCCGGCAGCAGCATGGCCGCGGCGTTCCGCCGCCATCCCAGATACTTCGACACGCTGTACTGCAACCTGATCGATGCCGGCGAACAGGGCGGCATCCTGGACTCGCTGCTGGAGCGCCTGTCGCTCTACATGGAGAAGACCATCGCGCTGAAGGGGCAGATCAAGTCCGCGATGATCTACCCGATCGCGGTGCTGACCGTCGCCTTTGCCGTCACGGTGATCCTGATGCTGTTCGTGATCCCGGCGTTCAAGGGGGTGTTCTCCAGCTTCGGCGCCAACCTGCCGGCGCCGACGCTGCTGGTGATCGCGATCTCGGACTTCTTCGTGCAGTACTGGTACCTGGTGATCGGCGCGCCGGTGGCCGGCATCAGCTTCTACCTGCGCGCGCTGAAGAAGTCCGAGAAGGTGCAGCGCGCCACCGACCGCGCGCTGCTGAAGCTGCCGATCTTCGGCAGCCTGTTCCGCAAGGCCGTGATCGCGCGCTGGACCCGTACCCTCGCGACGATGTTCGCTGCCGGCACGCCGCTGGTGGAGTCGATGGAGTCGGTGGCCGGCGCCGCCGGCAACTGGGTCTACTACGACGCCACCCGCGAGATCGAGCAATCGGTACGCATCGGCACCAGCCTGACCAACGCGATGCAGGCGACCCATGTGTTCGACAACATGGTGCTGCAGATGACGCAGATCGGCGAGGAATCCGGCGCGCTGGACAACATGCTGCTGAAAGTCGCGGAGTTCTACGAGCGCGAGGTCGACGATGCCGTCGCCGCCATCTCCAGCCTGATCGAGCCGCTGATCATCGTGGTGCTGGGCGTGCTGATCGGCGGCATGGTGGTGGCGATGTACCTGCCGATCTTCAAGCTGGGACAGGTGGTGTAA
- a CDS encoding prepilin peptidase, producing MQPVWSASPYPIGAATGTATGTAPLLHALAALPPVFLVAAAALLGLVVGSFLNVVIHRVPRMMEREEANYIAELRGDPLPYPGRYNLMVPRSACPHCGHAIAPWENVPVLSYLFLRGRCSACKAPISVRYPLVELACGVLSALVAWRFGPSAQALAALVLVWGLLALTMIDADTQLLPDQITLPLLWLGLLLNLAGLFVALPDAVIGAAAGYLVLWIAYWLFRLLRGKEGMGFGDFKLMAALGAWFGWQALPALVLLSSVAGVLFGLANIALRRQERDTPFPFGPFIALAGVVVLLFGPGVLPLFAW from the coding sequence ATGCAGCCGGTGTGGTCCGCTTCCCCTTATCCCATCGGAGCCGCGACCGGAACCGCGACCGGCACCGCCCCGCTGCTGCACGCGCTGGCGGCGCTGCCGCCAGTCTTCCTGGTGGCGGCAGCGGCGCTGCTGGGGCTGGTGGTCGGCAGCTTCCTCAATGTGGTGATCCACCGCGTACCACGCATGATGGAGCGCGAAGAGGCCAACTACATTGCCGAGCTGCGCGGCGACCCGCTGCCCTACCCCGGCCGCTACAACCTGATGGTGCCGCGCTCGGCCTGCCCGCATTGCGGCCACGCCATCGCCCCGTGGGAAAACGTGCCGGTGCTGAGCTACCTGTTCCTGCGCGGCCGCTGCTCGGCGTGCAAGGCGCCGATCAGCGTGCGCTATCCGCTGGTGGAACTGGCCTGCGGCGTGCTGAGCGCGCTGGTGGCATGGCGCTTCGGCCCCAGCGCGCAGGCGCTGGCCGCGCTGGTGCTGGTGTGGGGGCTGCTGGCGCTGACCATGATCGACGCCGATACGCAATTGCTGCCGGACCAGATCACGCTGCCGCTGCTGTGGCTCGGCCTGCTGCTGAATCTGGCCGGCCTGTTCGTGGCGCTGCCCGACGCGGTGATCGGCGCCGCCGCCGGCTACCTGGTGCTGTGGATCGCCTACTGGCTGTTCCGGCTGCTGCGCGGCAAGGAGGGCATGGGCTTCGGCGACTTCAAGCTGATGGCGGCGCTCGGTGCCTGGTTCGGCTGGCAGGCGCTGCCGGCGCTGGTGCTGCTGTCGTCGGTGGCCGGCGTGCTGTTCGGGCTGGCCAATATCGCGCTGCGCCGCCAGGAGCGCGACACGCCGTTCCCGTTCGGACCCTTCATCGCGCTGGCCGGCGTGGTGGTGCTGCTGTTCGGCCCCGGGGTGCTGCCGCTGTTTGCCTGGTGA
- the coaE gene encoding dephospho-CoA kinase (Dephospho-CoA kinase (CoaE) performs the final step in coenzyme A biosynthesis.), whose amino-acid sequence MLEIGLTGGIGSGKTRVADMFAARGAAIIDTDLLAHEITAPGGRAIPALVEAFGPACLRPDGAMDRDAMRALVFADPDAKTRLEAITHPLIRALTTERAQSIRAAGAHPYLIYVVPLLVESGSWRERVGRVLVVDCTEATQVARVMSRNGFSREQVLAIMARQATRAARLACADDVIDNDGPVEALVAQVDRLDRYYRELSAAGMVHR is encoded by the coding sequence ATGCTGGAAATCGGACTGACCGGCGGCATTGGCAGCGGCAAGACCCGCGTGGCCGACATGTTTGCCGCGCGCGGCGCCGCGATCATCGATACCGACCTGCTCGCGCATGAGATCACGGCCCCGGGCGGGCGCGCGATCCCGGCGCTGGTCGAAGCCTTCGGCCCCGCCTGCCTGCGCCCGGACGGTGCCATGGACCGCGACGCAATGCGCGCGCTGGTGTTTGCCGACCCCGACGCCAAGACGCGGCTCGAAGCCATCACGCACCCGCTGATCCGCGCGCTGACGACCGAGCGCGCGCAGTCGATCCGCGCTGCCGGCGCGCATCCCTACCTGATCTACGTGGTGCCGCTGCTGGTGGAATCGGGCTCGTGGCGCGAGCGCGTTGGCCGCGTGCTGGTGGTCGACTGCACCGAGGCCACGCAGGTGGCCCGCGTGATGTCGCGCAACGGCTTCAGCCGCGAACAGGTGCTGGCGATCATGGCCAGGCAGGCCACGCGCGCGGCGCGACTGGCATGTGCCGACGACGTCATCGACAACGACGGGCCGGTGGAGGCGCTGGTGGCGCAGGTCGACCGGCTCGACCGCTACTACCGTGAACTGTCGGCCGCGGGCATGGTCCATCGATAA
- the zapD gene encoding cell division protein ZapD, which translates to MILYEYPFNERIRTLLRLEDLFDRLEYFLGQDHAQQHHVALTTLFEIIDVAGRADLKTDLIKELERQRQALAPLRANPQIDQDALDSVIGEIEQGISLLNQTVGKAGQLLTDNEWLTSIRSRAIIPGGTCEFDLPAYYAWQHRPAEDRRADILKWARPLVSLRMGTTIVLRLLREAGQSGKVIATGGSYQQMLSGRSYQLMQVYLDDSLLAFIPEMSANKYMLWVRFTQQDGDLRPRSVDADIPFLLKLCNF; encoded by the coding sequence TTGATTCTGTACGAATATCCTTTCAACGAACGCATCAGGACTCTCCTGCGACTGGAGGACCTGTTCGATCGGCTGGAATACTTCCTCGGCCAGGATCATGCCCAGCAGCACCATGTCGCGCTGACCACGCTGTTCGAGATCATCGACGTTGCCGGCCGCGCCGACCTCAAGACCGACCTGATCAAGGAACTGGAGCGCCAGCGCCAGGCCCTGGCGCCGCTGCGCGCCAATCCGCAGATCGACCAGGATGCGCTCGACTCGGTCATCGGCGAGATCGAGCAGGGCATCAGCCTGCTCAACCAGACCGTGGGCAAGGCCGGGCAGTTGCTGACCGACAACGAGTGGCTGACCAGCATCCGCAGCCGCGCCATCATCCCCGGCGGCACCTGCGAGTTCGACCTGCCTGCGTACTATGCATGGCAGCATCGCCCCGCCGAAGACCGCCGCGCCGACATCCTGAAATGGGCGCGTCCGCTGGTGTCGCTGCGCATGGGCACCACCATCGTGCTGCGGCTGCTGCGCGAAGCGGGCCAGAGCGGCAAGGTGATCGCCACCGGCGGCAGCTACCAGCAGATGCTGTCGGGCCGCAGCTACCAGCTGATGCAGGTCTACCTGGACGATTCGCTGCTGGCCTTCATCCCCGAGATGAGCGCCAACAAGTACATGCTGTGGGTGCGCTTCACGCAGCAGGACGGCGACCTGCGCCCGCGCTCGGTCGATGCCGATATCCCGTTCCTGCTGAAACTCTGCAATTTCTGA
- a CDS encoding DNA gyrase inhibitor YacG translates to MPAVVKCPTCGTEVAWVPDNKFRPFCSERCKQIDLGAWASEKYVIGGKPGETSPDRSEDEDD, encoded by the coding sequence ATGCCTGCTGTCGTCAAATGCCCCACCTGCGGCACCGAGGTGGCCTGGGTGCCCGACAACAAATTCCGCCCGTTCTGTTCCGAGCGCTGCAAGCAGATCGATCTCGGCGCCTGGGCGTCGGAGAAGTACGTGATCGGCGGCAAGCCGGGCGAGACTTCCCCCGACCGGTCTGAAGACGAGGACGACTGA